The following proteins are co-located in the Bradyrhizobium sp. AZCC 2176 genome:
- a CDS encoding cytochrome P450, with protein MNVQTAVRADKKELLRAAREEAYSTPLKDFHPGAPKLFQNDTLWPWFERLRKEEPVHYCTNSPIEPYWSVTKYNDIMHVDTNHGMFSSDSTLGGISIRDVPPGYDYPSFIAMDQPRHSAQRKTVSPMFTPTHLDELARLIRERSQKVLDNLPRNETFNFVERVSIELTTQMLATLFDFPWEERRKLTRWSDVSTALPKSGVVESPEQRRREMDECYAYFSKLWNERVNAPPRNDLLSMMAHSDATRHMDPDNLMGNIILLIVGGNDTTRNTMSGSVLALNEHPDQYQKLRDNPALIDSMVPEVIRWQTPLAHMRRTALVDTEIGGKKIRKGDRVVMWYVSGNRDEEGIETPDEFIIDRARPRTHLSFGFGIHRCVGMRLAELQLKIVWQEMLKRFDRIEVVGEPKRVYSSFVRGIEQLPVRIPG; from the coding sequence ATGAACGTCCAGACCGCCGTCAGAGCCGACAAGAAAGAGCTTCTGCGCGCCGCCCGTGAAGAGGCCTATTCGACGCCGCTGAAGGATTTTCATCCCGGTGCGCCAAAACTGTTCCAGAACGACACCCTGTGGCCGTGGTTCGAGCGGCTGCGCAAGGAAGAGCCGGTGCACTACTGCACCAACTCGCCGATCGAGCCCTATTGGTCGGTCACCAAGTACAACGACATCATGCATGTCGACACCAACCACGGCATGTTCTCTTCCGACTCGACACTCGGCGGCATCTCGATCCGTGACGTGCCGCCCGGCTACGACTATCCGAGCTTCATCGCGATGGATCAGCCGCGGCACTCGGCGCAGCGCAAGACGGTGTCGCCGATGTTCACGCCGACGCATCTGGATGAGCTGGCAAGACTGATCCGCGAGCGCTCGCAAAAGGTGCTGGACAATCTGCCGCGCAACGAGACCTTCAACTTCGTCGAGCGCGTCTCGATCGAACTGACCACGCAGATGCTGGCGACGTTGTTCGATTTCCCCTGGGAGGAGCGGCGCAAGCTGACGCGCTGGTCCGACGTCTCGACCGCGCTGCCCAAGAGCGGCGTCGTGGAATCGCCCGAGCAGCGGCGCCGGGAGATGGACGAGTGCTACGCCTATTTCTCAAAGCTCTGGAACGAGCGCGTCAATGCGCCGCCGCGCAACGATTTGCTGTCGATGATGGCCCATAGCGATGCGACGCGGCACATGGACCCCGACAACCTGATGGGCAACATCATCCTGTTGATCGTCGGCGGCAACGACACCACACGCAACACCATGAGCGGCTCGGTGCTGGCGCTGAACGAGCATCCGGATCAATACCAGAAGCTGCGCGACAATCCCGCGCTGATCGATTCCATGGTGCCGGAAGTGATCCGCTGGCAGACGCCGCTCGCCCATATGCGCCGTACCGCTTTGGTCGACACCGAGATCGGCGGCAAGAAGATCAGGAAGGGTGACCGCGTCGTGATGTGGTACGTCTCCGGCAACCGTGACGAGGAAGGCATCGAGACGCCCGACGAATTCATCATCGACCGCGCCCGGCCGCGCACCCATCTTTCGTTCGGCTTCGGCATTCACCGCTGCGTCGGCATGCGGCTCGCCGAGCTGCAGCTCAAGATCGTGTGGCAGGAAATGCTCAAGCGCTTCGACCGTATCGAAGTGGTCGGCGAGCCGAAGCGGGTCTATTCCAGCTTCGTGCGCGGCATCGAGCAGCTTCCGGTCCGCATTCCCGGGTGA
- a CDS encoding AAA family ATPase — MPVLISFSGLPGVGKTTVARALAQEIGAVYIRVDSIEVALKNSSLQIHPAEDAGYLAAIAVTKDNLVHGLDVVADTVNPIELTRRWWGEAARACDARLLNVEIVCSDRAQHKRRVEERRSDIVGLDLPDWKRVQSRDYEDWTETRVVLDTSKLSANDCVKRIVEALAHAA; from the coding sequence ATGCCCGTTTTAATCTCATTCTCTGGTCTGCCGGGAGTCGGCAAAACGACTGTGGCCCGCGCGCTGGCGCAGGAAATCGGCGCCGTTTACATACGCGTCGACTCGATCGAGGTGGCCTTGAAAAACAGTAGCCTGCAGATCCATCCGGCCGAGGATGCCGGGTACCTTGCGGCCATTGCGGTCACGAAAGACAACCTGGTACACGGCCTCGATGTCGTTGCAGACACGGTGAATCCCATCGAGCTGACAAGAAGGTGGTGGGGCGAGGCTGCAAGAGCCTGCGATGCACGATTGTTGAACGTGGAGATTGTCTGCTCGGATCGCGCTCAACACAAGCGCCGGGTAGAGGAGCGTCGCAGCGATATCGTTGGACTTGATCTGCCCGATTGGAAACGCGTTCAAAGCCGCGACTACGAAGACTGGACCGAGACTCGCGTGGTGCTGGATACCAGCAAGCTATCCGCGAATGATTGCGTTAAAAGGATTGTCGAAGCGTTGGCGCATGCCGCCTGA
- a CDS encoding FAD-dependent monooxygenase, with protein MGAAKSRHAVVIVGGGPTGLMLAGELALAGVDVAIVERRASQELAGSRAGGLHARTIEVLDQRGIADRFLSEGQVAQVAAFAGVALDISDFPTRHNYGLGLWQNHIERILAGWVGELAVTIHRGIEVTGIAQDDTGVDVALSDGEKLRAEYVAGCDGGRSLIRKAAGIDFPGWDPTVSNLIAEVEVAEEPKWGIHRNAVGVHGFGKLKYEIRDGDVVYMDGGPARVMVTERHVGPADEPTLRDLSEALIAVYGTDYGIHSPTWISRFTDMARQAASYRRGRVLLAGDAAHVHYPAGGQGLNLGVQDAVNLGWKLAQIVKKTSPESLLDTYHAERHPVAATVLRNTMAQVALLRTDDRTNALRETITGLLGMDEPRKRVAADMSGLGIHYDLGDGHKLLGRRMPDLDLVTANGPRRVFTLLHNARPVLLNFGEPGRLDITPWADRVQLVEARCVDTWELPVLGAVTAPDAVLIRPDGYVAWVGDSTKSGLADALTTWFGPPAAA; from the coding sequence ATGGGTGCGGCAAAGAGCAGGCATGCGGTGGTTATCGTCGGCGGAGGTCCGACCGGACTGATGTTGGCAGGCGAGTTGGCGTTGGCGGGTGTCGATGTCGCCATTGTCGAGCGGCGCGCCAGCCAGGAGCTCGCCGGCTCGCGCGCGGGCGGTCTGCACGCGCGCACCATCGAGGTGCTCGATCAGCGTGGCATCGCCGATCGGTTCCTCTCGGAGGGACAGGTAGCGCAGGTGGCGGCGTTCGCCGGGGTCGCTTTGGACATCAGCGACTTTCCCACCAGGCACAATTACGGGCTCGGGCTGTGGCAGAACCATATCGAGCGCATCCTGGCCGGCTGGGTCGGGGAGCTGGCGGTCACAATCCATCGCGGAATCGAGGTGACCGGTATCGCGCAGGACGACACCGGCGTGGATGTCGCACTGTCCGACGGAGAGAAGCTGCGGGCGGAGTATGTCGCAGGCTGTGACGGAGGGCGCAGCCTGATCCGCAAGGCAGCCGGCATCGATTTCCCGGGATGGGATCCGACCGTCAGCAACCTGATCGCTGAAGTCGAGGTGGCCGAGGAGCCGAAATGGGGCATCCACCGCAATGCCGTTGGCGTCCATGGTTTCGGCAAGTTGAAGTACGAGATCCGCGATGGCGATGTGGTCTACATGGATGGGGGACCGGCACGGGTCATGGTGACCGAACGGCACGTCGGGCCTGCCGACGAGCCCACTTTGCGCGATCTCAGCGAGGCGCTCATCGCCGTCTACGGGACCGATTACGGGATCCACAGTCCGACCTGGATTTCGCGGTTCACCGATATGGCTCGGCAGGCAGCTTCCTACCGCAGGGGACGGGTGCTGCTGGCTGGCGACGCCGCGCACGTGCATTACCCGGCGGGCGGACAGGGCCTCAACCTCGGTGTGCAGGATGCGGTGAACCTGGGATGGAAGCTGGCCCAAATCGTCAAGAAGACGTCGCCGGAAAGCCTGCTCGATACCTACCATGCCGAGCGTCACCCGGTCGCCGCCACCGTGTTGCGCAACACGATGGCGCAAGTTGCGCTGCTCCGCACCGATGATCGCACCAACGCCCTGCGCGAGACCATCACCGGTCTGCTGGGCATGGACGAGCCACGCAAGCGGGTCGCCGCTGACATGTCCGGTCTCGGCATTCATTACGACCTCGGCGACGGACACAAGCTGCTCGGACGCCGCATGCCCGATCTCGACCTCGTCACCGCCAATGGGCCGCGGCGGGTCTTCACCCTGCTGCACAATGCGCGGCCGGTGCTGCTCAACTTCGGTGAGCCCGGCCGCCTCGACATCACGCCATGGGCGGATCGGGTTCAGTTGGTCGAGGCCAGATGTGTCGATACGTGGGAGCTTCCGGTGCTTGGCGCGGTCACCGCTCCCGACGCCGTGCTAATTCGGCCCGACGGATATGTTGCTTGGGTGGGGGACTCAACTAAGTCGGGACTCGCTGACGCGCTCACCACTTGGTTCGGACCACCTGCCGCGGCGTAG
- a CDS encoding VOC family protein: protein MRIYVMSVLVDDQAKALDFYTEKLGFIVKHDIPLGAHRWLTVVSKEAPEGTELLLEPSEHPAAGPFKSALANDGIPAASFKVDDLKKEFERLRQLGVEFTVEPMDAGTVRMAVFDDTCGNLIQLVEMIEGR from the coding sequence ATGAGGATCTATGTCATGAGCGTTTTGGTTGACGATCAGGCCAAAGCCCTGGACTTCTACACGGAGAAGCTGGGCTTCATCGTCAAACACGATATCCCGCTTGGAGCGCATCGCTGGTTGACCGTTGTGTCGAAGGAGGCACCGGAAGGAACCGAACTCCTGCTTGAGCCGAGTGAGCACCCTGCCGCCGGGCCATTTAAATCTGCGCTCGCGAACGATGGGATTCCTGCCGCGTCTTTCAAAGTGGATGACCTCAAGAAGGAGTTCGAGAGACTGCGCCAGCTTGGTGTCGAATTCACAGTAGAGCCCATGGATGCGGGCACGGTCAGAATGGCCGTCTTTGATGATACATGCGGCAATCTCATCCAACTCGTCGAAATGATCGAGGGAAGGTAA
- a CDS encoding cyclase family protein translates to MDDEFRGEEQKGGMAATDRRTLLRTAGLAGAAGAALAGAMHGKFSLAPVTAAQAQTTAAMPKGVDKPWWPSKWGKDDEAGASNHITPAKVLDAAKWIKDGRIYKIGRVYEQGMPLFGARVFALRIPGGPTGGPFGDNKLVYHDEFLATEISQTGTQFDGLGHIGIQMGKDGDKSEMRFYNGFTAAEISDAYGLKKLGTEKLKPLFTRAHLIDMVALKGGMMDAGQEITSADIKAALQKQNIPESDIKPGDAIMFHTGWGSLWMKNNDRFNSGEPGIGLDAAKWVIEKDLALTAADTWAVEVVPNPDKSLAFAVHAELQTKHGIHNHENLIFDELIADKKYQFVYCFTPAPIKGATGSNGCPIAIT, encoded by the coding sequence ATGGACGACGAATTCAGGGGCGAAGAGCAGAAAGGCGGGATGGCGGCAACCGATCGCCGGACGTTACTCCGCACAGCCGGCCTGGCCGGCGCTGCGGGGGCGGCGCTCGCGGGCGCGATGCATGGCAAGTTCTCGCTCGCGCCGGTCACCGCAGCGCAGGCGCAGACCACCGCCGCCATGCCCAAGGGTGTCGACAAGCCATGGTGGCCCTCGAAATGGGGCAAGGACGACGAGGCCGGCGCATCCAACCACATTACGCCGGCGAAGGTCCTCGATGCGGCGAAATGGATCAAGGACGGCAGGATCTACAAGATCGGCCGGGTCTACGAGCAGGGCATGCCGCTGTTCGGCGCGCGTGTGTTCGCGCTGCGCATTCCCGGGGGGCCGACCGGCGGCCCGTTCGGCGACAACAAGCTTGTGTATCATGACGAGTTTCTCGCCACCGAGATCAGCCAGACCGGCACGCAATTCGACGGCCTCGGTCATATCGGCATCCAGATGGGCAAGGACGGCGACAAAAGCGAGATGCGGTTCTACAACGGCTTCACCGCCGCAGAGATCAGCGACGCATATGGTCTCAAGAAGCTCGGCACTGAGAAGCTGAAGCCGCTCTTCACCCGCGCTCATCTGATCGACATGGTCGCGCTCAAGGGCGGGATGATGGACGCCGGCCAGGAGATCACCTCGGCCGATATCAAGGCGGCGCTGCAGAAGCAGAACATTCCAGAGAGCGACATCAAGCCGGGCGACGCGATTATGTTCCATACCGGCTGGGGCTCGCTGTGGATGAAGAACAATGATCGCTTCAACAGCGGAGAGCCGGGCATCGGCCTCGACGCCGCCAAATGGGTGATCGAAAAGGACCTCGCGCTGACCGCGGCGGACACCTGGGCGGTCGAAGTAGTGCCCAATCCCGACAAGTCGCTCGCCTTTGCGGTCCATGCCGAGTTGCAGACCAAGCACGGGATACACAACCACGAGAACCTGATCTTCGACGAACTCATCGCCGACAAGAAATACCAGTTCGTCTATTGCTTCACCCCGGCCCCGATCAAGGGCGCCACGGGAAGCAACGGCTGTCCGATCGCGATCACGTGA
- a CDS encoding CobW family GTP-binding protein, with product MIEVRAPMGLFENDKSAERLPVSLITGFLGSGKTTLLNRVLRHDAMTDSAVIINEYGEVSLDHLLVERVDGEVAVLASGCICCTIRSDLEETLRTLLVRRDRGEVPPFRRILVETTGLADPAPILQLLLNNPLVSHFLRLDTVLTTVDAANAVHQLDHQYEAVKQVALADRLLITKCDLVSNIAELESRLRRLNPGARIESVMHGEIDPAGLFGAGLVDPEKKAVDVGRWLNEQAFAGSREVAHEHHGHAHHSHDASITNFMLAFDEPLDWMAVSHWLAYLRGTRGEDLLRVKGILNLRGEQTPVVIHGVHHVFHPPVALPEWPNADRRSRIVFITRGIARQEVLTLWQAGRAAA from the coding sequence ATGATTGAAGTGAGGGCGCCGATGGGCCTCTTCGAGAACGACAAGTCAGCCGAGCGGCTGCCGGTATCGTTGATCACCGGCTTTCTCGGCAGCGGCAAGACCACGCTGCTCAATCGCGTGCTGCGCCACGACGCCATGACGGACAGCGCCGTCATTATCAACGAATACGGGGAAGTCAGTCTCGACCATCTCCTCGTCGAGCGCGTCGATGGCGAGGTGGCTGTGCTCGCGAGCGGCTGTATTTGCTGCACAATCCGCAGCGACCTCGAGGAGACGCTGCGCACACTCCTGGTGAGACGCGATCGCGGCGAGGTGCCGCCATTTCGTCGTATTCTCGTCGAGACCACGGGTCTGGCAGATCCTGCGCCGATCTTGCAGCTCCTGCTGAACAATCCATTGGTCTCGCATTTCCTGCGGCTCGATACCGTCTTGACGACGGTGGATGCCGCCAATGCAGTTCATCAGCTCGACCATCAATATGAAGCGGTGAAGCAGGTGGCGCTTGCCGATCGGCTGTTGATCACCAAGTGTGATTTGGTCAGCAATATTGCCGAATTGGAGTCGCGTCTCCGTCGGCTCAATCCCGGTGCCAGGATCGAAAGCGTGATGCATGGCGAGATCGATCCGGCGGGGCTATTCGGTGCCGGCCTGGTCGATCCCGAGAAAAAAGCGGTCGACGTCGGGCGCTGGCTCAACGAGCAGGCGTTCGCAGGATCCCGCGAGGTGGCACACGAGCACCACGGTCATGCCCATCACAGCCACGATGCATCGATCACCAACTTTATGCTTGCGTTCGACGAACCGCTCGACTGGATGGCCGTTTCGCACTGGCTCGCGTATCTTCGCGGCACGCGCGGCGAGGATCTGCTGCGGGTCAAAGGCATTCTCAATCTCCGCGGGGAGCAGACGCCGGTAGTGATCCATGGCGTCCACCATGTCTTCCATCCGCCGGTGGCGCTCCCCGAATGGCCCAACGCCGACCGCCGCTCGCGCATCGTGTTCATTACCCGCGGCATCGCGCGCCAGGAGGTGCTCACGTTATGGCAGGCAGGCCGCGCGGCGGCTTGA
- a CDS encoding adenylate/guanylate cyclase domain-containing protein — protein sequence MNAPPNIDPVPAHSDGDIVHWLTNDTRDERFIDNIFAELCLRLQRAGIPVKRASLHLLIHHPQWLGARIMWADGMREAELARVDYDVRERSEYIGSPANEIHDGATEVRENLERDPSLGRKHAIYDEMRAKGLTDYVAWPLYHTLGKRHIVTFATDRPGGFGDAHIVRLSRLLPILALVSEIRMKNRLARTLLETYVGSHAGELILAGATRRGSGTTVRAAIMICDLRDFTRISDNWPRDDVIDLLNDYFDAMSEPIARHGGEILKFIGDGLLAIFPLSQPTACANLLHAVAEARQAMVALNERNGQTGRAPLNYGIGVHVGDVMYGNIGSRSRLDFTVIGPAVNMASRLETLTKQLGRTVLLSRAFADFVERDFDLERVGEHPVRGFNDPIELFAYHG from the coding sequence ATGAACGCGCCGCCAAACATCGATCCCGTCCCCGCGCATTCCGACGGCGACATTGTGCATTGGCTGACAAACGACACGCGCGACGAGCGCTTCATTGACAATATTTTCGCTGAGCTGTGTCTCCGGCTCCAGCGGGCGGGCATTCCCGTCAAGCGGGCGTCGCTTCATCTCCTGATCCACCATCCGCAATGGCTTGGCGCCCGGATCATGTGGGCCGACGGGATGCGCGAGGCCGAGCTTGCGAGAGTCGACTACGATGTCAGGGAGCGATCCGAATATATCGGCAGTCCCGCCAACGAAATCCATGACGGTGCCACCGAGGTGCGCGAGAATCTCGAACGCGATCCCTCGCTGGGCCGCAAGCACGCCATCTATGACGAGATGCGGGCGAAAGGCCTGACCGACTATGTGGCGTGGCCGCTGTACCATACGCTCGGCAAGCGGCATATCGTGACTTTTGCGACCGACCGGCCAGGAGGTTTCGGCGACGCGCATATCGTCCGCCTGTCGAGACTGTTGCCGATTCTGGCGCTGGTCAGCGAAATCCGGATGAAGAACCGGCTGGCGCGGACGTTGCTCGAAACCTATGTCGGGTCGCATGCCGGCGAGCTGATTCTGGCCGGCGCCACCCGGCGCGGAAGCGGGACGACGGTGCGCGCCGCGATCATGATCTGCGACCTGCGTGATTTCACCCGGATCTCCGACAACTGGCCGCGCGACGACGTCATTGATCTTCTCAACGACTATTTCGATGCGATGTCGGAGCCGATTGCGCGACATGGCGGGGAAATCCTGAAGTTCATCGGCGACGGCCTGCTCGCCATTTTTCCGCTCAGCCAGCCCACGGCCTGCGCCAATCTGCTGCATGCCGTGGCCGAAGCGCGCCAGGCCATGGTTGCCCTGAACGAAAGGAACGGCCAAACCGGCCGTGCGCCGCTGAATTACGGCATCGGCGTCCACGTCGGAGACGTCATGTACGGCAATATCGGCTCGCGCAGCCGGCTCGACTTCACGGTCATCGGTCCTGCGGTCAACATGGCCTCACGCCTCGAAACCCTCACCAAACAATTGGGCCGAACGGTGCTGCTGTCCCGCGCGTTCGCCGACTTCGTCGAACGCGATTTCGACCTCGAACGCGTCGGCGAACACCCGGTCCGCGGCTTCAACGACCCGATCGAGCTGTTTGCGTATCACGGCTGA